One genomic region from Vibrio sp. STUT-A11 encodes:
- a CDS encoding amino acid ABC transporter ATP-binding protein — MSLVSVDQVHKYFGENHVLKGVDMKVEAGEVVSIIGRSGSGKSTLLRCMNGLETYQDGAIIVDRQAVEDDDYKLRLLSRSVGMVFQSFNLFPHMTVGENVMLAPKLVLKKDAKACEAQARELLEKVGLADKFDAYPANLSGGQQQRVAIARSLAMNPKVLLCDEITSALDPELVGEVLKVLEQLKKEGMTLILVTHEMNFAREVGDRVVFMNQGKVWESGPSEVVFDAPQTEELRSFLSAVK; from the coding sequence ATGTCTCTCGTTAGTGTTGATCAAGTACATAAGTACTTCGGTGAAAACCATGTTCTCAAAGGTGTGGACATGAAAGTTGAGGCAGGTGAAGTTGTCTCTATTATCGGTCGCAGTGGTTCTGGAAAGAGTACGTTATTGCGTTGTATGAATGGCCTGGAAACCTATCAGGATGGCGCGATCATCGTAGACCGTCAGGCCGTAGAAGATGATGACTATAAACTGCGCCTGCTGAGCCGAAGTGTCGGTATGGTATTCCAAAGCTTCAATCTTTTCCCTCATATGACCGTGGGCGAGAACGTGATGTTGGCGCCAAAGCTAGTATTGAAAAAGGACGCTAAAGCCTGTGAGGCTCAGGCGAGAGAGTTACTCGAAAAGGTTGGCTTAGCCGATAAATTTGATGCTTATCCAGCGAACCTATCTGGTGGTCAGCAACAGCGTGTTGCCATCGCGCGTTCTCTAGCAATGAATCCAAAGGTGCTGTTGTGTGATGAAATCACTTCTGCGCTCGATCCAGAGTTAGTTGGTGAAGTACTAAAAGTACTAGAGCAGCTAAAGAAAGAAGGGATGACGCTGATTTTGGTTACTCACGAGATGAACTTTGCCCGTGAAGTTGGCGATAGAGTCGTGTTCATGAACCAAGGGAAAGTGTGGGAAAGTGGC